In Nitrosospira briensis C-128, a genomic segment contains:
- a CDS encoding sulfurtransferase TusA family protein: protein MNCDKELDVCGLNCPLPILRTKKSLVDMTTGQVLKITATDPGSVIDFQVFADQTGNELLSLSEIAGEFIFYMRKR from the coding sequence ATGAATTGCGATAAAGAACTGGATGTGTGCGGCCTGAACTGCCCGTTGCCTATCCTGCGCACAAAAAAATCCCTGGTGGATATGACTACCGGGCAAGTGCTGAAAATAACCGCTACCGACCCTGGCTCAGTAATTGATTTCCAGGTCTTCGCCGATCAGACGGGCAACGAATTGCTGTCCTTGTCGGAGATAGCTGGAGAATTTATCTTTTATATGAGAAAGAGGTGA